One Esox lucius isolate fEsoLuc1 chromosome 1, fEsoLuc1.pri, whole genome shotgun sequence genomic region harbors:
- the si:dkey-260j18.2 gene encoding kelch-like protein 12, which produces MSAVRGGTVTWRPQPWQDGDGGGGEPLSDSDSEEEDFPDDSTTPLGDYVTQGLKQLLDAQQLCDVTLIVEGKRFMCHRVLLAAVSPYFRAMFTSPLVESRLTEIRLEEVTPSVMETVIQFVYTGEAGLCLDTAEDLFVAANRLQVMPLQDLCSRFLFDHLSVDNCLGMYSLARSHHDQLLLRASLRLVAQHFPRVSRQKDFLLLDPGTLGSLLGSDRLGVDSEAEVYDAARRWAEHQPLERYGHMPGLLHHLRPGLLSLEESQRLSEELGPAVAGESPGGPLRPREGMFEKKIVCVDLKPREDESLSDRDFTVDCFDPRTGKWEKLAALGSLLCPGCTAVGGRLFVAGGILRGGTVSTEVHEYDAVLDRWLERPPMAQPRAMLGLLGCGELLYALGGCNRAAVLDSCETLDLVSLRWVPGPRLPLPLRSFACAALRGRIYLLGGATLEQNRAVVHAGVLIYNTLNDSWSRVGLESGATCLAGGVAVRGGVCAIGGYMRDATKFIDGNYTHLEPLDATGRVLFFREGRGSAVEREVSGAVVAERAGGGGSDRAPSPVVFPGLPRRIAAGGVARWKRRIYVLGGENGSRFYDSVYCWKPGWRSWVQRREKLPGDTGGVSQFGCATLKFPKKHILSRLRLAREDRKPDN; this is translated from the exons GACTGAAGCAACTCCTGGATGCCCAGCAGCTGTGTGACGTCACCCTCATAGTGGAAGGGAAGAGGTTTATGTGCCATAG GGTCCTTTTGGCAGCAGTCAGCCCCTACTTCCGCGCCATGTTCACTAGCCCGCTGGTAGAGTCCCGTCTCACTGAAATCCGATTGGAGGAGGTGACGCCGTCAGTCATGGAGACTGTAATCCAGTTCGTCTACACCGGGGAGGCGGGGCTCTGTCTGGACACGGCGGAGGACCTGTTTGTGGCAGCCAATCGGCTTCAAGTGATGCCCCTGCAGGACCTGTGCTCCAG GTTCCTGTTTGACCACCTGTCTGTGGACAACTGCCTGGGTATGTATTCTCTGGCCCGCTCCCACCATGACCAGCTGCTCCTGAGGGCCTCCCTGCGTCTGGTGGCCCAGCACTTCCCCCGCGTCTCCCGCCAGAAAGACTTTCTGCTGCTGGACCCCGGCACGCTGGGCAGCCTGCTGGGCTCGGACCGCCTGGGCGTGGATTCGGAGGCGGAGGTGTATGATGCGGCGCGCCGCTGGGCAGAGCACCAGCCCCTGGAACGTTACGGCCACATGCCGGGCCTGCTCCACCACCTCCGCCCTGGCCTCCTGTCCCTGGAGGAGAGCCAGCGGCTGAGCGAGGAGCTGGGCCCTGCGGTAGCCGGGGAGAGCCCCGGGGGGCCCCTGAGGCCCAGGGAGGGCATGTTTGAGAAGAAGATTGTGTGCGTGGACCTGAAGCCGCGGGAGGACGAGTCGCTGAGCGACAGAGACTTCACGGTGGACTGCTTCGACCCACGCACTGGGAAATGGGAGAAGCTGGCCGCCCTGGGCTCCCTTCTGTGTCCCGGCTGCACGGCCGTCGGCGGCAGGCTGTTCGTGGCGGGGGGCATCCTGCGCGGCGGCACGGTGTCCACTGAGGTGCACGAGTACGACGCCGTGCTGGACCGCTGGCTGGAGCGGCCGCCGATGGCGCAGCCTCGGGCCATGCTGGGCCTCCTGGGCTGCGGGGAGTTGCTGTATGCGCTGGGCGGCTGCAACCGAGCGGCCGTGCTGGACTCCTGCGAGACCCTGGACCTGGTCTCCCTGCGGTGGGTCCCCGGGCCCCGCCTGCCACTGCCACTGCGGTCTTTTGCCTGTGCCGCGCTGCGCGGACGCATCTACCTGCTGGGCGGTGCCACGCTGGAGCAGAACCGGGCGGTGGTGCACGCTGGCGTGCTCATCTACAACACCCTGAATGACTCGTGGAGCCGCGTGGGCCTGGAGTCCGGCGCCACCTGCCTGGCCGGCGGGGTGGCAGTGCGCGGCGGGGTCTGCGCCATTGGCGGATACATGAGGGACGCCACCAAGTTCATAGACGGCAACTACACTCACCTGGAGCCACTGGACGCCACGGGGCGCGTGCTGTTCTTCCGGGAGGGCCGGGGCTCGGCGGTCGAGCGAGAGGTGTCCGGTGCGGTGGTGGCGGAgagggcggggggtggggggagcgACCGTGCCCCCAGCCCAGTGGTGTTCCCTGGGCTGCCCAGGCGGATTGCCGCGGGCGGCGTGGCCAGGTGGAAGCGGCGGATATACGTGCTGGGCGGGGAGAACGGCTCCCGGTTCTATGACAGCGTGTACTGCTGGAAGCCCGGCTGGCGCAGCTGGGTCCAGAGACGGGAGAAGCTGCCCGGAGACACCGGGGGGGTCAGCCAGTTTGGTTGCGCCACTCTCAAGTTCCCCAAGAAACACATCCTGTCCAGACTAAGACTGGCCCGGGAGGACCGGAAGCCTGACAACTAG